One genomic window of Apus apus isolate bApuApu2 chromosome 9, bApuApu2.pri.cur, whole genome shotgun sequence includes the following:
- the C9H3orf18 gene encoding uncharacterized protein C3orf18 homolog isoform X2 codes for MSYSSPSLHDLYPSTTTTAQPDLGTTLDGTVPETATVGPETTSFNSTKIPDVASAGPGMSTMLLSFGIITVIGLAVAMVLYIRKRKRLEKLRHQLMPMYNFDPTEEQDELEQELLEHGRDAASSQASQSKKKSSSLT; via the exons ATGAGTTACAGCTCACCCTCTCTGCATGACTTGTATCCCAGCACCACCACAACGGCCCAGCCAGACCTAGGGACAACTCTGGATGGGACTGTACCAGAAACAGCTACTGTAGGCCCTGAGACGACCAGTTTCAACAGCACCAAAATCCCAGATGTGGCCAGCGCTGGACCTGGCATGAGCACAATGCTACTGTCCTTTGGGATCATTACTGTGATTGGGTTGGCTGTAGCTATG gtTCTGTATatcaggaagaggaagag GTTGGAGAAGCTACGGCACCAGCTCATGCCCATGTATAACTTTGATCCCACCGAGGAACAGGATGaactggagcaggagctgctggaacacGGGCGAGATGCAGCATCTTCCCAGGCATCGCAGAGCAAG AAGAAGAGCAGCTCCCTGACCTGA
- the C9H3orf18 gene encoding uncharacterized protein C3orf18 homolog isoform X1 has protein sequence MSYSSPSLHDLYPSTTTTAQPDLGTTLDGTVPETATVGPETTSFNSTKIPDVASAGPGMSTMLLSFGIITVIGLAVAMVLYIRKRKRLEKLRHQLMPMYNFDPTEEQDELEQELLEHGRDAASSQASQSKILLTSQGALQRPSRLVFTDVANAINA, from the exons ATGAGTTACAGCTCACCCTCTCTGCATGACTTGTATCCCAGCACCACCACAACGGCCCAGCCAGACCTAGGGACAACTCTGGATGGGACTGTACCAGAAACAGCTACTGTAGGCCCTGAGACGACCAGTTTCAACAGCACCAAAATCCCAGATGTGGCCAGCGCTGGACCTGGCATGAGCACAATGCTACTGTCCTTTGGGATCATTACTGTGATTGGGTTGGCTGTAGCTATG gtTCTGTATatcaggaagaggaagag GTTGGAGAAGCTACGGCACCAGCTCATGCCCATGTATAACTTTGATCCCACCGAGGAACAGGATGaactggagcaggagctgctggaacacGGGCGAGATGCAGCATCTTCCCAGGCATCGCAGAGCAAG ATTCTGCTGACAAGCCAAGGAGCCCTGCAGAGGCCCAGCCGTCTTGTGTTCACAGATGTTGCCAATGCCATCAATGCATGA